Proteins encoded by one window of Brevibacterium atlanticum:
- a CDS encoding DctP family TRAP transporter solute-binding subunit — protein sequence MVPTMQTKRATLAWLAVLMVCALLLAGCGTNFGTTDDGKQRYRWKMTVTTGSTSTWYLAAEKFAKDLDKETDGRITMKVFANERLSAGEATAGVEQLMDGAKDFSYNSPIIYAGVDPRFGAVTAPFVFDSVADGQKALAGKGGDVYSDYLAERGVHLLGFGESGMRQLTNTHRAIHTPEDMKGMKFRIPGFGMYTDLYRGLGANPTTMPFGEVFTALQQGAIDGQENPIDVIYSSNLQEVQPYLTLWNYSYDPLVLGVNKDLFDSLTKEDQELVTRLARQTNDFQIKKNRDGEQKLIAELKDSGMKVNELSDEEKDAFRTKLEPIYAKYRKVWGPDMSSAFIPKGL from the coding sequence GGGTGCGGAACGAACTTCGGCACCACCGACGACGGCAAGCAGCGCTACCGGTGGAAGATGACGGTGACCACGGGCTCGACGAGCACGTGGTACCTTGCAGCGGAGAAGTTCGCAAAAGACCTGGACAAGGAGACCGACGGGCGGATCACGATGAAGGTCTTCGCCAACGAACGGCTTTCCGCCGGGGAGGCGACAGCAGGGGTCGAACAGCTCATGGACGGGGCGAAGGACTTCTCCTACAACTCGCCGATCATCTACGCCGGTGTCGACCCGCGCTTCGGCGCCGTCACCGCGCCCTTCGTCTTCGACTCCGTCGCGGACGGGCAGAAGGCGCTCGCGGGCAAGGGCGGGGACGTCTACTCCGACTATCTCGCCGAACGCGGTGTCCACCTGCTCGGTTTCGGCGAATCCGGGATGCGGCAGCTGACGAACACGCACCGGGCGATCCACACGCCTGAGGACATGAAGGGCATGAAGTTCCGCATCCCCGGCTTCGGCATGTACACCGACCTCTACCGCGGGCTCGGTGCGAACCCCACGACGATGCCTTTCGGTGAGGTGTTCACCGCACTCCAACAGGGAGCGATCGACGGGCAGGAGAACCCGATCGACGTCATCTACTCCTCGAACCTCCAAGAGGTCCAGCCGTACCTGACGCTGTGGAACTACTCCTACGACCCTCTTGTCCTCGGCGTCAACAAGGACCTCTTCGATTCGCTGACGAAGGAGGACCAGGAACTCGTGACTCGTCTGGCTAGGCAGACGAACGACTTCCAGATCAAGAAGAACCGCGACGGCGAGCAGAAGCTCATCGCCGAACTCAAGGACTCCGGCATGAAGGTCAACGAGCTCAGCGACGAAGAGAAGGACGCCTTTCGCACGAAGCTCGAACCGATCTACGCGAAGTACCGCAAGGTCTGGGGCCCCGACATGTCCTCAGCATTCATCCCGAAAGGACTGTGA